CTGTTAATTTAAAGGAAATTGCTTTGTGGTCCGAAATTGTACTGAGAGAATTACACGAAACATACATGGCTCTAAGTCTCTAACTATTAACTCTTGCCCTCAACATGAATCTTGCTTGGCCAAGTTGTTATTATGCTATTGGTTGTTAAATTGCATTATGGTGAATGAGTTTTCGGGctgaatagaaaaactctaaTCTTAAACACACTCACAGACAAACTGCATTTGGCTTCATTTCCCAGAGTCCTCTTACATTGATACTGATAATTCtaaaaaataaggaaatttcCTCAATTTTTTCCTACACCTAAACtcaaattcacagaaatcagCTAATCAAATGGAATTCAACTATTGTAATCGCAGAATGAAGATAAATTCTAGCTAATGAAGCAATTTCACGCGAAGAAAGGAGTGACCTGTCATCGGGACCGTAACGGTAACCACCGCGGGGACTACCTCTCCTGGAACGCTTGTAGGGGGGAGGAGGGGAGTGACGGCGGTCGCGGTCGCGTTGGGAAGGAGGTACTTGAAGTCCCTGTCCCGGTCTTTGGGCGGGGGGGGAGTTGTTGCTGCGGTCGTAGTAATCGCGGCGGTTAGGTGGACGATCGAAATCCCGGTCGTCCCGCCTGTCCCTCCTGCGGGCAGGTGGTGGAGGGAGATCGGAATCGGAGGGAGGAGGTAGCGacggcggaggaggaggaggaggtgggggAGCTGAGGCGGAGGATGGGGATGGTGGTGGGGATTTGTCGAGTGAATCCGGGGGAGCGTTGATGACCTCCGCCATTGGAATTGGGAATTGGGAAACCCTAATAGGTGAATGAATGAGTGAGGGAAGTGTTGCTTCTTctatgtgttgtgttgtgttgtgttgtgttgtgttctcTCTGTGTTTTGGTGGAGACAacccttcaaagttcaaacactgCACTTTTCCTTTTTCACATCACAAGAAATGCATTTCTTttataaaatccattttttaTTGTCAAACATCACAAGAAATGCTATGACAAGCTCTTATTCAACCAACACATCTATTGTGACGGgttatacacagcttatttttaatttatttcaataaatttttaaaaatagcttatgaataagtgcttatGTCATAAAcacttatgaccataagcgcttaattaagctgtttatccaaacggggcctatatGTTGTTATCCTCCCATGCGAATTGAAAGGGTTTCCTTGAATTATTGAGTAAATAGCCATTTTGGTCCTTGATTGTGTTCACTTGAGACGGAGTGGTCCTCATACTTTCAAAATGGTCGTTTTTCATCCCTCAATGTGTCgccgtcggtcaagttagtccttggTTCAGTTTTCCGTTAGTCCCTAAGACGGAAAATGCCAAATGTCACCATTTTTGTCACATTGGCTTGACACGTCATCAATGATCCATATCTTATTATGTCAATTTAGTCCcctcataaaattaaaaaaaaaaaacctttccacttaaaaaaaattcatctcaTTCCAGACGCCTATTCCAATTCTAATGAATATGAATACATAATTAAATTCAACAAcctttcatcatcatcttcaacaataaaatgggtaagaaaaataaaaataaaatcccaGAAAATCACATTtattcatcctcatcttcaacaaccTTTCATCACCTTCATCCTTCAAAACAAGAACCCAGAAACAAATCATTCACTCATCCTCTTGAAATTTCTAACACTTTCAACATTGAAAATACAGAAACCAGATACACAAAACTtcaagagaaaaagagaaaacccAAGAAAAACTAAGGAAGAACCCAGAAACCCTCACCCTGCGTGCAAAACCCTCACTCTCTCCCTCTTCTCCTCTATCACCGCTTCCCCCTTTCTTCCCTaaacaaaaccctaattcctctccctctctctcctgCAATGGCGAAATCCATCAGCCCAAACGCCATCCCCTGACTCTTCCTCAGATCTCCCCGAAATCATTGACCAAGTCGTCGATCTCAAGCAAAGCGGCATGAACCAATACATGTACGAATCGATTCTCTAGCACTAGGATTTTCGATTTCCATTTCCAGATTCACGATTTTCACCTATTTACCAGTGACAGTGGGTGGTGAGGACGAGTTTGAGAGTGAAGCCAAAAAAATCAAAGCTTGCGAGGTTTCAAAAGCTAACAGTTACCAGATCTCAGAAACAAACACATTACACAGACATGGAAGAGGTTACGGTTGAAAAGAGAGAGTAAAAGAAAAGAAGGAGGCAGAGAGCagtgtttctttttctttctttttccttgagTCTGTACTGGAATCTTTATTTGCACTTCTTGTgcttatttttttcatatatacaTATTggcttaataaaaaaaacttgggGCAAACATTGCATTCGTGAGTTTTTGAGATTTGGATACAATTTTTTATGTTCTTAATTTTGCTGATGTAGTTTAGTTTATTTTCATGGAGATGAAGATTTAGGgattttgtgttttgttttttggaAATGATAATAAAAGAGGTGAGATTGAGGATGGAGATGAAGATGGGGTTGAAGATGATTAGGTGATTTTTTGTAATTTGTATTAATAAATTCAGagttttttatctttttattttctgagAGGACTAAATTGACATAAAAAGATGTGGGACATTGATGATGTGTCAAGCCAATGTGGCAAAAATAGCGACATTTGACATTTTCCAAGGTCCTTATGGACAATGAAAGGAAGTTTATAGATGATCGTGATATTTCAAAGGTCCTTATGGACTATTTTATGCAGTTGTTTGCCACCTCTAACCCATCTCGGGTGGAGGAAGTTTCTTCTCTTGTTTCAGGTCGAATCATAGAGGGACACTTGCAGATCCTGAATGCTGGGTTCACAAAGGATGACGTGGAGGAAGCTCTCTTTCAAATGCACCCAACAAAAGCTCCAGGGAGGGATGGGCTTCCGACATTATTTTTTCAGAAATTTTGGAGTGTCATAGGAGATGAGGTAGCTGATTTTTGTCTTAGTATCTTACGAGGGGAAGGTATGACTGTTGAGGGAATACGCGTGTAAGAATCCTGTGATTAGTTGCTGATGAACGTGGGGGGAAGATGGAGAATCGTGCACCATGATGGCAGGAGAATGATTGCAGTTGAGGGATTTTGGGGAGTGGGAACGACACATTAAATGAGAAGTTACAACGGCTGAAGCtgattggtttaaattcaaattagcAGGCTTTATTACGATTTGAGGGGATGTTTCGAAGGAAGCGGTTGAGATTCTGTAGATTCGCTGACCTTCGCATTTCTTCAAGTGTGTTACATGTGGCCTACGCGCGTCAAGTCACCATTGTTCGCGGCGATCACAACCGGAGCTGGGCGAGAGATCATAGCGTTGTCGCCGCAAGCCTACTTTTGGACTCATAAGCTCATACGAACCCATTAAGTAAATCAAAAATTAGCTTTAGCTTTACATACTATGCCATGTTGGAAATCATTCTTGATCACTAGGCTGTTACATTAATTAGTTTATCTTGTGCTTGTCGCCCCTATTATTAAAGAAActctcagctctcatgcttcaagctcggtgtcttgtggactggacGAGACCCCAGGGGCCCCCGCCCAGGGACGCTTGCCTCAGGGCGACGCGTGAGCCAGAGAGTTGGGCCTTCTCTagagaggcccaactggcccactaaggACGGTTAGGGATGTTGGGCCCAACCCCAagccctataaatagggggcggttaccaattgtaagggactaggagctcatttgagaaataacaaacttaaaattcagttatactctctctctaagtggttacacgctctctctctctagattcgcACATTGCAATCCTCCCTCTCTAGGTATTATACcttatctctatgttcttgctGGAACAGTATTGTTGAAAGCAAAAATAGAACTCTTAAGAATCCACCAGGGTGATGTACATGCAAGGAAGGTTCCAACAAATTCTGGGCTGAAGCAATGAGTATTGCGTGCTATATTCACAACAGAGTAACTATTAGAGCAGGAACCTCCAGGGAGGGATGGGCTTCCGACATTATTTTTTCAGAAATTTTGGAGTGTCATAGGAGATGAGGTAGCTGATTTTTGTCTTAGTATCTTACGAGGGGAAGGTATGACTGTTGAGGGAATACGCGTGTAAGAATCCTGTGATTAGTTGCTGATGAACGTGGGGGGAAGATGGAGAATCGTGCACCATGATGGCAGGAGAATGATTGCAGTTGAGGGATTTTGGGGAGTGGGAACGACACATTAAATGAGAAGTTACAACGGCTGAAGCtgattggtttaaattcaaattagcAGGCTTTATTACGATTTGAGGGGATGTTTCGAAGGAAGCGGTTGAGATTCTGTAGATTCGCTGACCTTCGCATTTCTTCAAGTGTGTTACATGTGGCCTACGCGCGTCAAGTCACCATTGTTCGCGGCGATCACAACCGGAGCTGGGCGAGAGATCATAGCGTTGTCGCCGCAAGCCTACTTTTGGACTCATAAGCTCATACGAACCCATTAAGTAAATCAAAAATTAGCTTTAGCTTTACATACTATGCCATGTTGGAAATCATTCTTGATCACTAGGCTGTTACATTAATTAGTTTATCTTGTGCTTGTCGCCCCTATTATTAAAGAAActctcagctctcatgcttcaagctcggtgtcttgtggactggacGAGACCCCAGGGGCCCCCGCCCAGGGACGCTTGCCTCAGGGCGACGCGTGAGCCAGAGAGTTGGGCCTTCTCTagagaggcccaactggcccactaaggACGGTTAGGGATGTTGGGCCCAACCCCAagccctataaatagggggcggttaccaattgtaagggactaggagctcatttgagaaataacaaacttaaaattcagttatactctctctctaagtggttacacgctctctctctctagattcgcACATTGCAATCCTCCCTCTCTAGGTATTATACcttatctctatgttcttggctggaacagTATTGTTGAAAGCAAAAATAGAACTCTTAAGAATCCACCAGGGTGATGCTACATGCAAGGAAGGTTCCCAACAAATTCTGGGCTGAAGCAATGAGTATTGCGTGCTATATTCACAACAGAGTAACTATTAGAGCAGGAACCTCATCTACTCAGTATGAAATCTGGAAAGAAAGGAAGCCTACTGTGaaacactttcatatctttGGTAGTAAATGCTATATTCTGGCTGATCGTGAACCAAGAAGGAAGCTTGATCCCAAGAGTGATGAATGCATTTTCATGGGATACTCAACAAACAGTAAGGCTTATAGAGTGTATAACTCACGCACAAAGGCCATGATGGAATATGTGAATGTTTCTATAGATGATGTACCAAGTGAAAGGGAGGAGACAAATGTaagtgaagatgatgatgatgcacaTGTCCCAGCCGATGTCCCGCCAATTATCCTCGACAATGAATATGAGATTAGTGCTGATGAACAAGAAGATAAGGTGATTACTTCAAATAAAGCCTCATCAATCAGAATTCAGAAGGTTCATCCTCAAGAGAACATTATTGGTGATCCTAAGGAAGGAGTGACTACCAGATCTAGAAGCTTTATTGCTCATGGATGTTTCATCTCCAAGATATAACTCAAAAATATCAAGGAAGTACtgactgatgaatactggataaatgccaTGCAGGAAGAGCTTGATCAGTTCAGAAGGAATGAAGTTTGGGATCTCATCTCAAGGCCTTAAGGAGTGAACATCATTGGTACTaagtggattttcaagaacaagtcagatgagaatggAGTGGTtactagaaacaaagcaaggttggtagctcaaggctacaCCCAGATAGAAGGAGTAGATTTTGATGAAATTTTTGCACCAGtggctagactggaatctataaggcTCTTACTGGGAGTTGCTTGCCGTTTAAAGTTTAGActctatcagatggatgtcaagagtgcattTCTGAATGggtatttgaatgaagaagtttatgttgaacaacccAAAGGATTCATAGATcctcatcatccagatcatgtgtacaagctcaagaaggcaatgtatggattaaaacaggctCCTAGGGTGTGGTATGAAAGACTCACAGAATTTCTTGTCAGCAATGGCTATTGTaagggaggaatagacaagaccctgtttgtgaaaaatgacaaaggaaagctcatgatagcacagataaATGTGgatgatattgtgtttggtggggtgtcgaacacgatggtggagcatttcgtccaacaaatgaaatcagagtttgaaatgagTTTAGTAGGTGAGCTGAATTATTTATTCGGTCTTCAGGTTAAGCAAATGGAAGACTCTATGTTCATTTCACAGAACAAGTATGCAAGAGGTATTGTCAAGAAGTTTGGGCTAGAGAAGGCCGGTCACAAAAGAAATCCTGCTGCAACTCATATCAAGCTATCTaaggatgagcaaggagaatgttgatcaaagcttatacAGGAGCATGATTGGTAGTcttttgtatctcactgctagcaggcCAAACAACACCTTTGTTGTTGGTGCttgtgctagatatcaagctgctccgAAGACTAGTCATCTCTTGCAAGTGAAGAGAATCATCAAATACATAAATGGTACATGTGATTATAGCATTCTCTATAcacatgatacaaattcttctcttgttggttattgtgatgcagattgtaACATCCCGCCCTAGACCTGTTAGCTTAAAGTTATGATAGTAGTATTTATATGATTAATTAGGAAAGGATATAAACATTTTGATATCAAACATTTTGATATTATAAACATTTATATGAGATATTTATTGGATGTCGTGGTGGCATGCATTACATAACtgcataattattttatttgattgATTTATAGTTGTTTTTGCAGGTCTTAACTGTTCATTGATTGTTGTTGTCTGAACATGGTTGATTGATTGCTTTGTGAATATGATTGATTGCCTGACTTCTGCCTGACTaacttatatatttatttatgtctGAGTTGTTCTGTATCTCACCCTTACACCTTTTTTCTAGATGTCGACGCCTTACCTAGCCATGATGGACCTTCCAGTACCGACTATCGTTGGTGAGTTCGTGAGTCCCGATGGATGGAGTGTAACAGTGACCGCTAGTGGGATTCAGCTGTGAGGAGATGGACCGGGAGTAGGACTGACAAAACCATGACCAACCCTCTGCTAGATGACCCTACACCTTAGAAGACTTTCTCCTCAGACCTTGGTTCTAACCTTTATGTATAATATGAAGTGAAGATGTTATCACTTGCTACTATGGGTGGTTCCCTGTATTATAGCCCAAACCTTATGATGTATAATACTGAATAAATAAGCAAGTGATGTAATATAAGTGTATGTTTCTCAAACCATGGCGCTATTCCTACTTACGCTACTATTTCCGCTACGTTTATTTCTTTTAGCATCTTGAGAAAGAAAAGATAAGACATGATGAGGTATGAGTGAGTTCtcggaaagaaaaagaaaaagaaagagagaaaaaaatggtGCAGCAAAAGTATTAGTGTAGAGAAGCGATATGTATTAACGTGGGAAATCTCTAAGCTGTGTGCTTAGGGGTGGCCCACACAGATTGGGCAGGAAGTGCTGATGACAGAAATAGCACATATGGAGGttgtttcttcctagggaacaacttgatttcatggttcagcaagaagcaaaattgtgtctcattgtcaaCTGCTAAAGCTGAATATATTGCGGCTGGGAGTAGTTgcactcaactcatgtggatgaagcaaatgctaaAGGTAGGGCTGCTCAAAATATCCGGCCCGAACCGGATCCGGCTTACCCGAGCCCAACCCAAGGCAAACGGGCGGTCCAACTCGGGTTCACGGTTTCACGGGTCATTATTACGGTTCCATGTGGGTTTAAACGGGCAGGTTCGGATTTGAAAAACCTAATCCATCGGAACCCGAACCCGCCCAAGAGAtactattaatttttaattcaaaacaTGCAGTTGTCCCGCACTGTCACACTTGCAGTATTAATGACACACGCTTTTCCAAAGTCACAGGCTAGTAGGCTACCTCTTTGCAGCATTGTCTTTTCAAATGTCAGATTTACTCTTTTTAAATgccaaagaaaattaaaaatccaccattaataatttatattggaGACTAAGATAAAATCCACGTCTTAGGAAACCAAGACCCACTTTGTTGCATAGAGTGGCGGTGGTTTATGTCAGTGGGAGAAACAAGGTGAATGAATACCCATGAATGGAAACTAAAAAGACGATGAGGATGTTGTGAGAAGTTGAGGTAGATCAGGTGATAATGAAGACCAAGACCAAGCAAAGGATGGATCATGGAGATGGAGTGCTACAATGGAGTAGTTGATGACGCTCACCGGAGGGGAACCAAACCATTACAACACCGCAGAAGATCTGGTGGCCGCAGCATGATATTGAGTGTTAGATCTGTGTAGTTGAAGCTTAGCGGAGGCAAACCATAGCATTGCCGCAGTAGGCGCTAGAGAGGATTGAAACTCCATGAACCTCACATCTTAGTTAGCACCATGGTGTCGTCCAATCTGCCATCATCTCCttcttttttcttaaatttttctGGGTAAAGGTTTGAGAAACTCATCTCCTCCAGATCCGATTGAACCCACCCGACTGACCCATTTACCCGCTTAACCCGAAACCCGCCAAATCGAAGCTGTGTTTGGGCGGAATCGGACCACAATATCATGCACTCGGTTTTGATCGGTTGGGAGGTTTTGAGCCCGAATCCGGCCGTAACCGACCGGTGCTCACCCCTAGCTAAAGGAGTATAAAGTCaagcaagatgtcatgacattgtattgtgacAATCCCAATGCTAttaatatttccaagaatcctattCAACATAGTAGGACTAAGCACATTGACATCAGACATCATTTCATCAGAAATTTGGTAGAAGATAAAATTGTCACTTTGGAGCATGTTCCCACTGAAAAGCAATtggcagatatcttcaccaaACCACTTGATGCTACCACCTTTGAGAAATtgagaggaaatcttgggatttgcctaTTTGAAGAAGCATAGCAATTAACGCACGTTTTTGCTCTAACGGCTAGTTTTCTCGTAACTACCAATACTGCTGTTATGACATCATCATCAAGGTTGCTTCTTCATTactcaactgctatataatcatcCCCAACAGCCAAATTTCAATCTCACAACCGGTCGTGTTATTTGATTCCGTAACCTCTGTCCTTCCTTGCTCTCAATTTTTCATCAATTCTTTGAATTTGTTCACTTTGCACTATTTCTTCACCATGTCTCAAGTCTGAGGAAAGCAAGATCCTATCAAAGGCAAGATTGAGAAGACTTCTCTTGGAGTCAAAGTGATGGGTTTGAATGTGAATTCTTCCACTCAATCCAAGAAGGCTTCTGCAACGAAGGATTCAAGAACCCATGCCAGAAAGCACTACAAGTCGCGTACTAAAACCATGAATGTTCTTGAAGCACCTGCTTTTGAGGAAGTTTCCAATGAAGACACCTCTGCCAATGATGTGCCCGATGTTGAGGCATCTGTCTCTCACGCAGAAGCTTGTGTTCCTGATGTGCCTGAAAAGGAGATTTCACCATCTCAGGAATCTTCTTCTTCGTCCAAATATTTTGAATCAGAGAATGAAGCCCACCAGGATGTTTCTTCAGAGGAGTCTAGCAAAGCCCCACCGTCTATTCATGAAGTTTCAGATGCTGAAGACCCAAATGATGTGCCTATGGCAAGTGTTGCTCCAGGATGAAGAGGAGAAGAAGGGTTCCTGTTGAAGAAACCCCCTCTGTTTCACAGAAGAAGGCCAAATCCACTCCTGCCACCTACACATCAAGGCAAGTGGATATGAAGAGCAAGGGAAAACACAAGGTTGTGGAGTCTTCTGACAAGAAGGTGAAGAAGACtgctgagaagaagaaaaagattccAAGGGTTGATCTGGAATCTGAGTCTGATATTGAAGCCGATGTCCAGGACATCCTGACTTCTGAGAAGAATAAATTTCTGGTAAGCGCATCCCTCGGGATGTTCCCTCTTTTCCTATTGATAATTTCTCTTTTCATGCTGCTGAGAATGTTCTCAAGTGGAAGTATGTTTGCAAGCGTCGAATTGCAAAGGAAAGGGGGATTGGCATTGATGTGCTTGAGTGTAAGGAAATTGTTGCTCTTATTGAGAGGGCTGGTCTGAGGAAGACAGTTCTGGATATTGGGAAGTGTTATGGGAGGCTAGTGAAGGAGTTCCTAGTCAATTTGTCTGATGATGTTGGTATTCCTGGAAGTGCTGAGTTCAGGAAAGTGTATGTGTGTGGAAGATGTGTAACCTTCTCCCCTGCTGTGATCAACCAAGCACTTGGAAGGAGTGCTGTGGAATTTGTAAAGGAGAGCTGTCTTTGGACTCTGTAGCCACGGAGCTTACTGCTGGGCAAGTGAAGAAATGGCCTACCAAGAAGCTTCTTACTACTGGTTCTCTGAGTGTTAAGTATGccatccttaacaggattggagTGGTGAATTGGATTCCCTCTCACCATACTTCTACTATCTCTGCCATTCTGGCCAAACTAATCTACAGAATTGGGACTGAGATCCCCTTTCATTTTGGTTCACTGGTGTTTGCTCAAACCTTGAAGCATGCAGAGACTTGTGATGTGAAGCTGCCCATTTCATTCCCCTCTCTCCTAACTGCCATCATCCTGAAGCAGCATCCTGATATTCTCAGAATGGATGATGTGGCTGTATCCAAGGGTGCCTCAATCCCCTTGGATCATCGTTTGTTCCTGGACCCTCATGTCCTAGACATTGATATGCCATCCCGCAAGACATCCATTCCTGTTTTAGTGTCTGCCTCTGAaactgttggtcaatctgcaagtgtacagaatctacccggttttaatttatcgaaccacatggAATTGGTAtgagaattcagtttaagcctcgagttcacggtaggaaagcgagtaaaattcagttttaaggttgatttctaggtgattaattaacaagcaattgaaatataagtgtgtgagaacaatggtgagcatgccttgggttcttgcttaactaattcagttttagtcaacctattctatccacaaaactctgagtctctccttgatgctctaGCCTAATTAATCATCTATCGaggcctcgcatagacaatcctctcaagtcaaaagataggcacaattccttgacaacctaaacatttgctaaaggcactaagcatgcaattcaggccaacaaaccccaaactttcctctattcctagtagcaagcatagaaggggtaatcccacaacaagtccctaatctataacaaacttctgttctattatagaaaagcataaagctagtaCGCGTTCAAGCTTAAAATATGAAGCAaagatatgggattcaagggtttactcagagaattcatgaatagaaataggaattaagattaaaacatcaagagtcttacaaagaacccaaagcaagagggctttagccaagcatggctatagaacccatacaagaaagaaaggataaaacctggaacatggacttggagaaagcttatcctcaagctccagagcctaaccttacttctaacttatttaggaatgtatagaaatgacaaaagttacaaaagaaatgacaaaaagcctatttataggcaaacaagTCCAGTCTGGGCTCTCaagcgccaattaagcacgcctgagcgccaattccaagtgAAAAAAGTAGCTTttggaggtaattggcgctcaggcactcaacaggagcgctcaggcgccaattcctctCTAGCATGATATAAATAGCGaaccaattggcgctcaggcactCTACACGAGCGCgtgagcgctctctacatgctagaaagtCTCTTAAACTTCTTCTTTACTgccctttaagcctcccttcaattttccaagcctcttggccttctttcttcagcagtttcagacctgattacttaggaacaaagcaaggaaaaataTCTAGGAACTCCAAGAGATTATTAGCATAAAAGACCCTttattcaagtagaaaagatatgaaAGTCCTacacttacttaaaatgcaagaaaggtccccataaaactataaaattaccataacaaagtaaaaacacaaataaagataaaaatgcatgagaatgcatgaaacactacatgagactcaacaaaaagattcaaaacaaacaaagaaatgaccctaaaaacactactaaactagggtcatcacaccactatacttaGCGACAGCTCTCCCTCGAGCGTAAagaacactcgcttgccctcaagcgcaagaaatgctcccaaaacaagtgctcaacaaggaatacttatcACAAAACCGGGGTACAAAGCAACCACAGttggttccaagagaaagacccaaaaacctacttcatgcatcttttgaaaagagaagagtgtagagtccactcatgggaagcatatagatctaaaatcctaggatgagatattgatttagtgcactgagcaaacaagcagttcataggttatggatatcattcactcaagagcaacagagatcaaacatgcacaaattcaaagagactcCACAAGGGTTGTAATGTTTAGCTTGGTGAtgtacaaggtggttggtcccgAAGGAAGTCTAAAGCTTCAAGCATCTTGAGTGTGGTCATATtagtaaccccggagctttcaacaacaaactttttaagcacaagtctcttgacccctttttcaactttcttttcttatattttttttctttttgcaacttcaacttgattaggagttttttttttctttttctttttcttctttttttttacactaGGGGCAAGAGACATTTCCAACTTTATTTAGCTCCAAAACAATTTAAAGACCATCAATTTCCCAAAATCCAACTTATCATCAATCCCaatcatttagctaacaaagaaatcttcaataggctcaaatgggacaactagggacaaatgttcaagccaacaaactctgaggctcaaaaacctacaagtctcaagaattgtacaagtatcacaaagcatgcaaagagtgaaatcaatacagaaccaagaagtacaagtgagtcaggatcctctagagaaaatttatggtgaagggCCTAAGATGGGCCCTTATGGACCcacaccaactctatccttaagaaacactTGGAATACCGAAGTCtcatcctctcttccccaaaacatgcaatcactcatccccaaaagaaaatccaagtattcacaaaaacattttcgAAAACCAGCACAAGTTAGAGAGCATAACTAagggcaaaaacatgtgagtatagggaagtaaagacccaaaaacgacTCTAACTACTATGCatgatcaaacaaaaaaaaggttctacaaagagaaaatatgctaaaaatgcatgaattaACTTAAAGGGAAGAGATACACCTCCTCTCCAAGTCAAGCACAGAGGCTATAGAACCGCCTCCCGCTATTCAGTTGCGTGCTCTCTCctcctgcaaaatgcaacaaacaaacaagcaacataaaacaagacttgggttgtctcctaagcagccctaa
This portion of the Lotus japonicus ecotype B-129 chromosome 3, LjGifu_v1.2 genome encodes:
- the LOC130745369 gene encoding serrate RNA effector molecule-like isoform X4: MAEVINAPPDSLDKSPPPSPSSASAPPPPPPPPPSLPPPSDSDLPPPPARRRDRRDDRDFDRPPNRRDYYDRSNNSPPAQRPGQGLQVPPSQRDRDRRHSPPPPYKRSRRGSPRGGYRYGPDDSGFGYDNSGGYERGVGGRVGYVDDKSSGRFGHRSAGGHQNGISDVESNRGYADLPSGSAQREGLMSYKQFIQQLEDDILPAEAERIKNTRRSTFPPKKEPILILIRMKSG
- the LOC130745369 gene encoding serrate RNA effector molecule-like isoform X3, translating into MAEVINAPPDSLDKSPPPSPSSASAPPPPPPPPPSLPPPSDSDLPPPPARRRDRRDDRDFDRPPNRRDYYDRSNNSPPAQRPGQGLQVPPSQRDRDRRHSPPPPYKRSRRGSPRGGYRYGPDDSGFGYDNSGGYERGVGGRVGYVDDKSSGRFGHRSAGGHQNGISDVESNRGYADLPSGSAQREGLMSYKQFIQQLEDDILPAEAERIKNTRRSTFPPKKEPILILIRMKSGVCFYFI
- the LOC130744543 gene encoding uncharacterized protein LOC130744543, which translates into the protein MKRRRRVPVEETPSVSQKKAKSTPATYTSRQVDMKSKGKHKVVESSDKKVKKTAEKKKKIPRVDLESESDIEADVQDILTSEKNKFLWKYVCKRRIAKERGIGIDVLECKEIVALIERAGLRKTVLDIGKCYGRLVKEFLVNLSDDVGIPGSAEFRKVYVCGRCVTFSPAVINQALGRSAVEFVKESCLWTLIGVVNWIPSHHTSTISAILAKLIYRIGTEIPFHFGSLVFAQTLKHAETCDVKLPISFPSLLTAIILKQHPDILRMDDVAVSKGASIPLDHRLFLDPHVLDIDMPSRKTSIPVLVSASETVGQSASSML